A portion of the Planctomycetota bacterium genome contains these proteins:
- a CDS encoding nitrilase-related carbon-nitrogen hydrolase, producing MRIALVQPDTIWHDKPANYANLRRLTTDVPAGSVIVMPEMCEVGFTMRKSVSTEGDSATFVRELAAERNCTVIAGVVADGRNQCVIANADGEIVRYAKRKPFVLVDEAKHYPAGTEAVVAEIDGVKFAPSICYDLRHPQVYREPALLGAQVLINVANWPATRVHHWLTLLTARAIENQAWVIGCNRCGKDPYVEYPGRSIIVNPLGEIVADAGADETVVLHDIDITEVDQARNDLPFLHP from the coding sequence ATGCGAATCGCGCTGGTGCAACCCGACACGATCTGGCACGACAAGCCGGCCAACTACGCGAATCTGCGCCGACTCACCACCGACGTGCCGGCCGGGTCGGTGATCGTGATGCCCGAGATGTGCGAGGTCGGCTTCACGATGCGCAAGTCGGTGAGCACCGAGGGCGACTCGGCGACGTTCGTTCGGGAGTTGGCCGCCGAGCGGAACTGCACCGTCATTGCCGGCGTCGTGGCCGACGGGCGGAACCAGTGCGTCATCGCCAACGCCGATGGCGAGATCGTGCGGTATGCCAAGCGCAAGCCGTTCGTGTTGGTTGACGAAGCCAAGCACTACCCGGCCGGCACCGAGGCGGTCGTCGCCGAGATCGACGGCGTGAAATTCGCCCCGTCGATCTGCTACGACCTCCGCCATCCGCAGGTGTACCGGGAACCCGCGCTGCTCGGTGCGCAGGTGCTGATCAACGTCGCCAACTGGCCGGCGACCCGCGTGCATCACTGGCTCACCCTGCTCACCGCAAGGGCGATCGAGAACCAGGCCTGGGTCATCGGTTGCAACCGCTGCGGCAAGGACCCCTACGTCGAGTACCCAGGCCGAAGCATCATCGTGAACCCGCTCGGCGAAATCGTCGCCGACGCAGGCGCGGATGAAACGGTGGTGCTGCACGACATCGACATCACCGAAGTCGATCAGGCGCGGAACGACTTGCCGTTCCTGCATCCCTAA